GCCAACCGAAGGAGAACCCAACACCAAAATCTAAATCGACGTGCCAGCTCAACAATAAACCCCAGGGGCTTCAAAGCCCTTTTCTCTTAACCTGACTGGTACACTATTGCGCCGCTATCTGGCACATTTTCTCTCCGCCATTGACAGTTCTCCCAGCCGTGGCACGTGTGCTGAAGTTGACTATTCAGCCTTGGGAGATGCGAGCTGCGGACGATTTCGAGCGGGTATTCGCTGCGCTAAACAAGCAGCGCCCGGATGGACTCTATGTGTCCCCGAGCCCGCTAATGAATGCTAACCAAAAACAGATTGTGGCCTTTGCCTTAAAGAGCCGTTTACCGTCGGTCTACGCCAGCAGAGAAGCTGTAGATGCCGGAGGGCTTCTGTACTACGGGGCGGACCTCGCGGAGAGCTACGGGCGCGTCGCATATTTCGTGGATCGAATCCTGAAGGGAGCCAAGCCGGCCGATCTGCCGGTGGAGCAGCCGATGAGGTTCGAGTTTGTGATCAATCTCAAGACGGCGAAGCAGATCGGCATTACGATTCCACAGTGGACGCTGATGAAAGCGACCAAAGTGATTCAGTGAAAGAGATCGGGAGTCTGAGGCCAGTTGTCGGCGCGCAAGGCTTTGCTTTCGTCAAACTCGTTCTCGCACTCTTGCTGTTTGGCGTGGTCGAATCAACAGGGATTTTGCGGAGCGCCGCCGAGCGTTTTCACGGTAGGCGGAATGAGTGAGCCGTGCTACACTCAGCTTGCGAATTTAAGGCGCGAGGTGAGCTATGGGCGTTAGGACATTCGAGGGCATCGTGGAGCAGGGCCAAATTCGTTTGCCGGCTAGTGTTAGGTTACCGGAAAAGGCAAAAGTCTATGTGGTCATACCAGACGTTGAGGTCCAGACAGTAGCTTACATTGGCAGCCCTCGGCTTGTGCATCCTGAGCAGGCGGCAGACTTCATAAAGCAAGTGATCGAGGAACCGCCCGATGCCGGCGTATGACGATCGATTTTTCAATCCGCCTGGGCCGCTCGCGAGAGTCACTCTGCGCACTTCCAATGACGTCAACGCAGTGACTGATGTACCGATGTTGATCGATTCAGGGGCTGATGTGACGTTGGTTCCCCAACAATCGATTGATCTGCTTGGCGCAACCGCAGATTCAGATGCAGCTTATGAGATCATGGGTTTTGACGGCAGAAAGAGCTTTGCCCACGTGGCGAGTCTCGATCTGATTTTTCTCAGACGAGTTTTCAGAGGGCGATTTCTCATCGGCAATCAAGAATGCGGCGTCCTGGGACGCGATATCCTCAATCACGTCGCAGTGTTGTTGGACGGCCCGCGGCTGGTTTGGGATGAACGAAATTTCACCGGCAAGTAACCACATTACTGAAAAAACTGCTTCATTCGTTTGCCTCACCCCGTAAAGTCCAGCCGATTTTCGACTGCAATTTTAAACCGAGATCCTGAGATGTGATTGAAAACCGCCGAGATGCCAATCCGATCGGTTGAGCTTCAGACCAACCGCACCCAAGGTTTTTGCAGCGAGGTGGCATAGCCGATTTCGCAGGCGACGGCGACGCCGGCGGCGTGGAGATCTTCGATGAGTTTGGCGGCTTGGCGCTTAGCGACGGCGATGAGCAGGCCGCCGGAGGTTTGCGGGTCGAGGGCGACCTGCACGAGGCCTTCGCGGATCGATTTGTCGATGACCATTTTGTCGTCGAGGTAATCTTTGTTGCGCTTGCCGCCGCCGGTGACGTAGCCTTTTTCGGCCAAGCGCACGGCGTCTTTCAAGATCGGCAGCTTGGCCGATTCGATCACCAAGGTGACGCCGCTGCCGCTGGCCATTTCCTGGGCATGGCCGAGGATGCCAAAGCCGGAGACGTCGGATACCGCGTGGGGTTTATGTTTGCGCACGGCCAACGACGCCGCGGCGTTGAGCGTGATCATGGATTTGACCGCTTCGCTGACGCTTTCTTCGGAGGCTTTGCCTTTTTTCAGCGCCGTCGTGACGATCCCGGTGCCGAGCGCTTTGGTCAGGATCAACGCATCGCCTTCTTGGACGCCGACGTTACGAAAAATCTTGTCGGGATGAATCACGCCGGTGACCGACATGCCGTATTTGATTTCTTCGTCGATGATGCTGTGGCCGCCGATGATCACCGCGCCGGCTTCGATGACTTTATCCGCGCCGCCTTTGAGAATCTCGCCGAGGATGGCCATGTCCATTTTGTCCCTGGGAAAACAGACGATGTTCATGCAGGTTTTCGGTTCGCCGCCCATGGCGTAGACGTCGCTCAGCGAGTTGGCGGCGGAAATCTGGCCGAACAAATAGGGATCGTCGACAATCGGCGTGAAAAAATCCACCGTGTTGACGATAGCGAGATCGGGCCGCAGACGATACACCCCGGCGTCGTCGGAGGTTTCGGTGCCGACCAGCATGTCGGGGTGTTTGAACTTCGGGAGGTCGTGCAAAACTTGCGCGAGGTCGGCGGGGCCGAGCTTAGCAGCTCAACCCGCGGCCTTAACTTCTTGCGTCAAGCGCACGGCTTTTTTCTTGCCGAGCATCATGATGGGACAATGTAGATGGAACGGCGACTAATTTCAATGCGCGATTGTTTTTCCGGTTCGAGAGTCGGTGAACGGCGCGTTCATGTAGGGGCAGGCCCGCGTGCCTGCCCGGCGGAGGGCGACCACGGGGGGTCGCCCCGACAAAATCAACTCGGCATTTCGCGATCGGGGTATGAACCCCGCTCGCGACCAAAGGGGATGCTCGCCCCCTTTGGAAACCCCATTTAGTTGTGCCCGCCGCAAGCAGCGGGGAATATTAGATTCAATCAACCTGAAATTCGGATTATTTTTTTGCCGCGCTCGGCGGAGATTTCAGTTTGCGGATATCGCCGATGCGAATGGTCAGTCCGGCGCGGTCGAAGTATTCCAACAACGGGATGATATATTTGCGGCTCGAGCCGATTAGATCGCGGAACGCGGCGGCGTTCATTTCACCTTTCTCAGTCAGAAACTGCACCAGCGTTCCACGCAGTTGTTCGATGCTGCTGGCGAGATAATACATGTCGGTGGTGACGCGGACGACGGAACCGTCCCGTTCGAGCAGGCGGATGACTTCGGTGAGTCGATTGCGCGGCACGCCGGCCTGTTTTTCGATCTCCTTCAAATCCGGCGGCGCCAGCGGCTGCTCGCCGAGGATTTTTTTGATCTTGTCCATCAAGACGGTTTCCTGACCGCCGAGCTGCACCTTATGACTTGCCAGGCGCAGCAGATTTTCTTCCTTGGCGATGAGTTTCTCTTTGATGAATAGATCGACGACGACGCGGAAAGTTTTCGGCGACAGTTCATAGACGAGCTTGCCGCGCAGTTCTTCCATGTCCATGCCAGGGATTAACGGATGACCGGCGTGAAATTCCTTGAGTATCTTCAACAACCGATCTTTCAGTTGGCTCCATTTCAATTCCGTGGTGTAGACTTTCTCGCCTTCGGCATTGAGCGCGCGCAGCGATTTCAACGCGTCGACTTTCTGCCGCGCTTCTTCTTCGCGCAGGTTTAAAAACTGGTAGATGGCGTCGATGGACAGGGCGAAGGCTGAGCTTTCATTCAAGAAGTTTTCCATCAGCTCGGCAAAGTCGCCGGTATGCAGCGCCTTCAGCCGGCTCGGCAGATTTGGATCGCCGCGTTTGTGGCGCTTGGCCCAAGGATGGATCACCGTGCCGCCGCCGAGGGTGCGCTGGGCGGTTTCATCGCGGGCGACGAAGTGATCGCCGCGTAGGACCAGCAGCGGTTCTTCCAACGTGATCTGGCAATAGAGCGATTCTTTGGCCTCGGCTTTTTCTTTGTCGCCGAGCAAGACGATTTTGCCCAAGCGTTCGGCGGCGCCCATGTGGATGCGCAGCCGCTGATGATTCTTGATTCCTTTGGCCGCCGCGGGACGGACTTCGAGGAACGCGTCGAATCGTTCTGTAGTCAGCGACAGCTTGTCGTGGCAAATCACTTGGCCGCGCTCGATGGACGCGCGCTCCGGCCCGGTGAGATTTATGGCGACGCGCTGGCCCCAGCCGGCGCGCTCGACGGATTGGCCATGCACTTGTAGGCTGCGCACGCGGAATAAATTATCCCCCGGCAAGCAGCGCACCTGCTCGCCGACTTTGATCTCGCCTGAGAGCGAAGTGCCGGTGACGACTACGCCGTGGCCCTGCAAGACGAAGGCGCGATCCACCGGTAAACGGAAATAGCCGCTCGGCGCCGCGTGAGTCGCGGATTTCAGCGTCGTCGAAATCAGTTGCTTCAATTCTTCCAAACCCTGGCCGGTGACCGATGAGACCGCGATCTTCGGCGAGTTTTCCAGCGTCGTGCCGAGCGTCATGATTTCGATTTCCTCTTCGACATCGGCGATGCGCGAAGGGGCGAGATCGGCTTTGGTGATGACGAAGATCGCCATCTTGATGCCGAGCAGATGGACAATGTCCAAATGCTCCTCGGTCTGCGGCATGACGCCGTCGTCGGCGGCAACGGTGAAGAGCACGAGATCGATGCCATGGGCGCCGGCGAGCATGTTCTTGATGAAACGCTCGTGACCCGGCACGTCGACGACGCCCGCCGAAGTTCCGTCCGGCAGATCGAGATGGGCGAAGCCCAAATCGATGGAAATGCCGCGCTCTTTTTCTTCTTTCAACCGGTCGGTGTCGATGCCGGTGAGGGCTTTGATCAAGCTGGTCTTGCCGTGATCGATATGGCCGGCGGTGCCGATGATGTAAGGCATGGGGAAATTACAAATTACAAATTCAATATTCCAAATTATTCGGAACGGAATTTGGGGACTAGGTCATTGGCGTCGAAGATGGTTCTTAGGTCGAGGAGAAACTTGTCGTCTTGGATGCGGCCGATGATTGGCGGATCGGCCTGGCGAAATTTTTTCGCGATGGCGTTGGCGCTGAGTTTTGCATTCTCAATCGTGATCACGACCGTCGGTAGTTCTTCGGTGGGCATGGCTCCGCTGCCGATCTGCGATGTCGAGTCTTGTAGCGCTAAGCTAAAATCTTTGCCGAGGGTGGTTCCAAGTTTAGGTAGCAACGACTGGCCCATCGCTCGGACTTCATCTACGGATCGCGTGAATGCTCTCAGAGTTGGAATTTCTTCGACGATGTTGGGCGATTGGCGATAGCGGCGCAGGGTTGCTTCGAGAGCGGCGAGCGTCAACTTGCCGCAGCGCAGCGCGCGCTGCAGATGATTTTTGTTGATCTTGCCGATTAAGTCTTTTTTGCCGACCATCAGTCCGGCCTGAGGGCCGCCGAGAATCTTGTCACCGCTGAACGTGACGATATCGGCGCCGGCTTGGATTCTTTCTGCGACGATAGGTTCTTTGGGCAGGCCGTATTTGCTCAAGTCGATCAATGCGCCGCTGCCGAGATCTTCCATCACGGGTAAATTATTTTTCCTGCCGATGGCGACTAATTGTTCGAGCGTCACTTCTGCGGTGAAGCCGACGACTTTGTAGTTGCTGGTGTGCACTTTCAACAGCAGCGCGGTGTTGTCGTTGATGGCATTTTCGTAATCCGCCGGATGGGTTCTGTTAGTTGCGCCGACTTCGCGCAGGATCGCGCCGCTCTTGGCCATGATTTCCGGGATGCGAAACGCGCCGCCGATCTCGATCAGCTCGCCGCGTGAGACGATCACTTCTTTGCCTTGCGCCAGCGAATTTAAACCGAGCAGCACGGCAGCGGCGTTGTTGTTCACCACGGTAGCGGCTTCGGCGCCGGTGAGTTCGACTAATAGTCGCTCAAGCGTTTCTTCGCGCTTGCCGCGCTTGCCAGCGGCGAGATCGTATTCCAAGTTGATCGGGTTGCCGGCCACCGCCAACATCGCGTCGATGGCTGGCTGCGACAAGAGTGCGCGGCCGAGATTGGTGTGCAGGATCGTGCCCGTGGCATTGACGACGCGGACGTGACCGGGCTGGCTTTCCGCGGCGATGCGCTGCTCGACCTGATTGAGAATCGCATCATCACTGAGATCGCTAATCGTTCCTTGTCTGATACCGGCGCGCAGGCGATCGAGCGCTTCCCGGCATTTCTGCGTGACGTAATCGTGATTATAGCGCGACAGCAGCGCGGCGCCGCGCACATGATTGAGCAGGCGATCGATGGATGGAAGTTCGCGCAGAATGCTCGCGGTTTGGTCGGCCATGAGGAATCAGAGATTTGCACAGGGTGGGGGCGAATTCAACGTGCTGTATCGGTAGTTAGCCGCCGCCGACTCCCCGTTTTCGGACTGTTGATCCCGTGAACCCCCTGTCGGCGAGGCAGCGGTCAATATCACCCTGCCTCAGTTTACGAGAAATGGCTAAATCGCACATGGTCTTCTTGTAGTAAACCTTTGCCTCTCAATCATTCGCGAACACTCGTGCGAGTTCTATGCCGATACAGGAACTCGCGGCAATCTCATCATCGGTCTCCAATTTGGTCATGCAGTAGTCTGCGAGCCAGTGGATTTTTGCTCCTGGGACGATACATTCGCGTGTCTGAGCCAAGACGGGGAGGGCTGTCATTATCTCGGCTAATAGAAGGGGCAGGAGTGGCAATCGCATGGGCTTATTGTTTGGCTGCCGGCTTTTCTGGCGATACCTTGCGACGCTCCGCAGTTTTTCCAGCACTACCAAGATCTCTCGTCTTTCTTCGGTCAAGACAGCGCCTTTGCCAGTTCTGACGATCCTTGGTCGTCTGTATAGACTAGTTTCCGACGTTTTTCCATTGTTACTCTTACGGTTGCCTCACCCCGCGCCGGTTCGGCTGATCGACCACGGGGCAGTACTGAGTTGCTTGACACTGTAAGCGGGAACCGGATATTCGTGACTGACCAAACGCGAATCATACCATCAGCAAGAAGGAAACCGTCATGGCACTGAGCAAAGAAGAAAATGATGCGTTGACGCAAGTCGGCCCCGGCAAACCAGCCGGCGAGATGTTGCGACGTTATTGGCAGCCGATCGGTTTCGCCAACGAGCTTCAAGAAAAGCCCAAGCGAAAAAGAATTCTCGGCGAAGATGTCGTCCTGTTTCGTGACGAAAACGGCAGGTTCGGCGTGTTGGCGTTGCGCTGCATGCACAGGGGCACTTCGTTGGAGTTCGGTCATATCGAAAACGGTGGGCTGCGCTGTTGTTACCATGGCTGGCTTTACGACGTTGACGGCAAAGTTTTGGAAACGCCGGGCGAGGGGGCGGAGAGTACTTTCAAAGTTCGCGTGCGCCAGCCGTCGTACAAGGTTCAAGAACTTGGCGGCGTGTTATTTGTCTACATGGGGCCGGAGCCGGCGCCGTTGTTGCCGCGCTACGATGTGCTGGCGCGCCAGGACGGTCAGCGGGCGATGCGCGCGCGCGTCGTCAACTGCAACTATTTCCAGATGATCGAAAATTCCGTCGATCAGAACCATTTGAAATGGCTGCATCGAGGTTTCACCACGCCGAACTGGGAAGATGGCGAGATCAATCCGCAGGTGTTCGAGCATG
The genomic region above belongs to Deltaproteobacteria bacterium and contains:
- the selA gene encoding L-seryl-tRNA(Sec) selenium transferase, which encodes MADQTASILRELPSIDRLLNHVRGAALLSRYNHDYVTQKCREALDRLRAGIRQGTISDLSDDAILNQVEQRIAAESQPGHVRVVNATGTILHTNLGRALLSQPAIDAMLAVAGNPINLEYDLAAGKRGKREETLERLLVELTGAEAATVVNNNAAAVLLGLNSLAQGKEVIVSRGELIEIGGAFRIPEIMAKSGAILREVGATNRTHPADYENAINDNTALLLKVHTSNYKVVGFTAEVTLEQLVAIGRKNNLPVMEDLGSGALIDLSKYGLPKEPIVAERIQAGADIVTFSGDKILGGPQAGLMVGKKDLIGKINKNHLQRALRCGKLTLAALEATLRRYRQSPNIVEEIPTLRAFTRSVDEVRAMGQSLLPKLGTTLGKDFSLALQDSTSQIGSGAMPTEELPTVVITIENAKLSANAIAKKFRQADPPIIGRIQDDKFLLDLRTIFDANDLVPKFRSE
- the selB gene encoding selenocysteine-specific translation elongation factor is translated as MPYIIGTAGHIDHGKTSLIKALTGIDTDRLKEEKERGISIDLGFAHLDLPDGTSAGVVDVPGHERFIKNMLAGAHGIDLVLFTVAADDGVMPQTEEHLDIVHLLGIKMAIFVITKADLAPSRIADVEEEIEIMTLGTTLENSPKIAVSSVTGQGLEELKQLISTTLKSATHAAPSGYFRLPVDRAFVLQGHGVVVTGTSLSGEIKVGEQVRCLPGDNLFRVRSLQVHGQSVERAGWGQRVAINLTGPERASIERGQVICHDKLSLTTERFDAFLEVRPAAAKGIKNHQRLRIHMGAAERLGKIVLLGDKEKAEAKESLYCQITLEEPLLVLRGDHFVARDETAQRTLGGGTVIHPWAKRHKRGDPNLPSRLKALHTGDFAELMENFLNESSAFALSIDAIYQFLNLREEEARQKVDALKSLRALNAEGEKVYTTELKWSQLKDRLLKILKEFHAGHPLIPGMDMEELRGKLVYELSPKTFRVVVDLFIKEKLIAKEENLLRLASHKVQLGGQETVLMDKIKKILGEQPLAPPDLKEIEKQAGVPRNRLTEVIRLLERDGSVVRVTTDMYYLASSIEQLRGTLVQFLTEKGEMNAAAFRDLIGSSRKYIIPLLEYFDRAGLTIRIGDIRKLKSPPSAAKK
- the selD gene encoding selenide, water dikinase SelD produces the protein MLGKKKAVRLTQEVKAAGUAAKLGPADLAQVLHDLPKFKHPDMLVGTETSDDAGVYRLRPDLAIVNTVDFFTPIVDDPYLFGQISAANSLSDVYAMGGEPKTCMNIVCFPRDKMDMAILGEILKGGADKVIEAGAVIIGGHSIIDEEIKYGMSVTGVIHPDKIFRNVGVQEGDALILTKALGTGIVTTALKKGKASEESVSEAVKSMITLNAAASLAVRKHKPHAVSDVSGFGILGHAQEMASGSGVTLVIESAKLPILKDAVRLAEKGYVTGGGKRNKDYLDDKMVIDKSIREGLVQVALDPQTSGGLLIAVAKRQAAKLIEDLHAAGVAVACEIGYATSLQKPWVRLV